A stretch of the Lolium perenne isolate Kyuss_39 chromosome 3, Kyuss_2.0, whole genome shotgun sequence genome encodes the following:
- the LOC127342545 gene encoding calmodulin-3: MADQLTDDQIAEFKEAFSLFDKDGDGCITTKELGTVMRSLGQNPTEAELQDMINEVDADGNGTIDFPEFLNLMARKMKDTDSEEELKEAFRVFDKDQNGFISAAELRHVMTNLGEKLTDEEVDEMVREADVDGDGQINYDEFVKVMMAK; encoded by the exons ATGGCGGACCAGCTCACCGACGACCAGATCGCCGAGTTCAAGGAGGCCTTCAGCCTCTTCGACAAGGATGGGGACG GTTGCATTACCACTAAGGAGCTGGGAACTGTCATGCGTTCACTGGGACAGAATCCAACCGAGGCAGAGCTTCAAGACATGATCAATGAGGTGGATGCCGACGGCAATGGAACAATTGATTTCCCTGAATTCCTCAACCTTATGGCCCGCAAGATGAAAGACACTGATTCTGAGGAAGAGCTCAAGGAGGCATTCCGTGTGTTCGATAAGGATCAAAATGGTTTCATCTCTGCTGCTGAACTGCGTCATGTCATGACCAACCTGGGTGAGAAGTTGACTGATGAGGAGGTTGACGAGATGGTCCGTGAGGCTGATGTTGATGGTGATGGCCAGATCAACTACGACGAATTTGTTAAAGTCATGATGGCCAAGTAA